ACGCGCATTTGGGCCATGTCTTCCCTGACGGTCCACCACCAACTGGTTTACGTTATTGTATGAATGCCATAGCGATGAAAAAACGCGACTAATCTAAATATTGAGCGATGATAAAAATAAGGTGCTCGCGGTAAATTGGCTTACTAATAATGTAGTCTGTCAAAATATTCGATTGCGCCTTATCATCTTTTAGCGTTGACGCTGTAACTGCAATGATTGGAATATGTTTAAAGCGATCATCACTACGAATTAATTGACTTGCCTCTAAACCGCCCATTACGGGCATTTTTAAATCCATAATGATCAAGTCAGGTTGATGTTGCTCCATTTTATTAAGCGCATCTTCTCCGTTGATAGCTGTATCTATAGTAAAGCTCCAGCGTGATAAGAAGGACTCTAAATAGTCTCGGTTATAAGGGATATCATCAACAATTAAAATACGTGCAGGATTAAAATGATAGCTTGAAATGGCAGGGTAATTACGATGCTCAACTTCGGTTTTTGATTCGGCCAATTCAACGTTTGGTAACGATACAATAAATTCACTACCTCGGCCTTTTTCGCTGATCACTGATAAATCACCACCCATTAGCTTGATAAAGCGCAAAGAAATAGCTAGACCTAATCCGGTTCCACCAAACTCAGAACTACGTTGGCCTTGTACTTGTTCAAAATCATTAAAAATAAGATCTTGTTGATCTTTAGGAATACCTTTACCTGTGTCTTTAACATGAATACATATGTCGATATTACTGTTATCATCGTGAGCTTTAAAGTCAAAATACACTTTGACACTGCCTTGTGCAGTGAACTTAATGGCATTACTGATTAAGTTGGTTAGTACTTGGCGCACTTTATTGCTATCAAGTAATACAGGGGTTGTTAACTCGGGATGAGAGCTTATTTGTAAGTCGAGATCTTTTTGTGCACTGAGTTGTAAAAACATCATATTAAGCTCATGGCACATTTTAGGGATTTCTACACGCTCAATATCGAGTTGCATTTTACCAGCATCGATTTTTGATAAATCTAGAATGTCATTTAGTACATTAAGCAGGGAATTACCCGAGATTGAAATTGCTTCTAAGTAACGACGTTTATTTTTATCTGTTTCGCTATCTTGCAGTAACTGGCTGAAGCCTAACACTGCATTAAGCGGAGTTCTAAGTTCATGGGACATATTGGCTAAAAAGCGGCTTTTAGCCTGATTTGATTGCTCAGCTTGCTCTTTAGCATCAAGATACTCTTGAGTTCGTTTAGCAACGGTATCTTCGAGTAAACTATGTTGTTCATGCATGCTGTTAATCT
The nucleotide sequence above comes from Pseudoalteromonas shioyasakiensis. Encoded proteins:
- a CDS encoding response regulator, which produces MLLKQLNPKQNTIVAMEQQYAVAVPISNFQGENIGYVIVSFSDKDLALKTKSIISNAVSLFAIYLLTALIIAYIIIRRIILQPIDQLVEFSHAVTTGDLNCPINIKSQDEIGTLASGFKMMRAAVRQQINSMHEQHSLLEDTVAKRTQEYLDAKEQAEQSNQAKSRFLANMSHELRTPLNAVLGFSQLLQDSETDKNKRRYLEAISISGNSLLNVLNDILDLSKIDAGKMQLDIERVEIPKMCHELNMMFLQLSAQKDLDLQISSHPELTTPVLLDSNKVRQVLTNLISNAIKFTAQGSVKVYFDFKAHDDNSNIDICIHVKDTGKGIPKDQQDLIFNDFEQVQGQRSSEFGGTGLGLAISLRFIKLMGGDLSVISEKGRGSEFIVSLPNVELAESKTEVEHRNYPAISSYHFNPARILIVDDIPYNRDYLESFLSRWSFTIDTAINGEDALNKMEQHQPDLIIMDLKMPVMGGLEASQLIRSDDRFKHIPIIAVTASTLKDDKAQSNILTDYIISKPIYREHLIFIIAQYLD